A genomic stretch from Arachis stenosperma cultivar V10309 chromosome 3, arast.V10309.gnm1.PFL2, whole genome shotgun sequence includes:
- the LOC130966394 gene encoding uncharacterized protein LOC130966394 has product MAYKTPLGMSPFRIVYGKAYHVLVEIEHKAYWVVKQCNIDFTKTGITRKLQLEELKCLRMEAYENARIYKEKTKAFHDHHIHKKDFQEGDEVFLYISRLRFMPGKLRSSWDSPFRVKEVKPYGVVELFHP; this is encoded by the coding sequence ATGGCTTATAAGACTCCGTTAGGGATGAGCCCCTTTCGGATTGTCTATGGGAAGGCGTACCACGTCCTGGTTGAAattgaacataaggcctattgggTGGTTAAGCAATGCAACATAGATTTCACCAAGACAGGTATAACTAGGAAATTGCAACTAGAAGAACTCAAATGCCTTAGGATGGAGGCTTATGAGAATGCACGAATCTATAAAGAGAAGACTAAGGCATTTCATGATCACCATATCCACAAGAAAGATTTCCAAGAGGGTGATGAAGTTTTTCTATACATCTCAAGGCTCAGATTCATGCCCGGAAAGCTCCGTTCAAGTTGGGACAGCCCCTTTAGAGTGAAGGAGGTGAAGCCCTATGGTGTGGTAGAGCTATTCCACCCTTAA